One Cyprinus carpio isolate SPL01 chromosome B25, ASM1834038v1, whole genome shotgun sequence genomic region harbors:
- the LOC109070018 gene encoding transcriptional enhancer factor TEF-3-like isoform X3, whose translation MQSMSSMSSAQIISATAFQNKMALQGLSRPAYPTAAGFWHGALAGQTTGPEDIKPFSQQNFVMQATGPPSITGYDSTMGLSMSSGAPPWQGRSIASSRLRMLEFSAFLEQPQDPETVNKHLFVHIGQSNPTYSDPYLEAVDVRQIYDKFPEKKGGLKELFEKGPANAFFLVKFWADLSINLQDDSSFFYGVSSQYESSENMIITSSTKVCSFGKQVVEKVETEYARFENGRYVFRIHRSPLCEYMINFIHKLKHLPEKYMMNSVLENFTILQVVTNRDTLETLLCIAYVFEVSTSEHGAQHHIYRLVKD comes from the exons ATGCAGAGTATGTCCAGCATGTCGTCGGCTCAGATCATCTCAGCCACAGCCTTTCAGAACAAGATGGCTCTGCAGGGCCTCTCGAGGCCGGCCTACCCGACCGCTGCTGGG ttttggcATGGAGCTCTCGCAGGACAAACCACAGGTCCTGAAGA CATCAAGCCGTTTTCTCAACAGAACTTCGTCATGCAGGCCACCGGTCCTCCATCTATAACAG GTTATGACAGCACTATGGGTCTGTCGATGTCCTCAGGCGCGCCGCCCTGGCAGGGCCGGAGCATCGCCAGCTCCAGACTGCGCATGCTGGAGTTCTCCGCTTTCCTGGAGCAACCTCAGGATCCAGAGACC GTCAACAAGCACCTGTTTGTACACATCGGTCAGTCCAACCCCACGTACAGCGATCCGTACCTCGAGGCCGTGGATGTACGGCAAATTTATGACAAATTCCCAGAGAAGAAAGGAGGACTGAAGGAGCTGTTTGAGAAAGGACCAGCTAACGCTTTCTTCCTCGTGAAGTTTTGG GCGGATCTGAGCATCAACCTCCAGGACGACAGCAGCTTCTTCTACGGTGTATCCAGTCAGTATGAGAGCTCGGAAAACATGATCATCACCTCCTCCACTAAAGTCTGCTCGTTTGGGAAACAGGTGGTGGAGAAGGTGGAG ACGGAGTACGCGCGCTTTGAGAACGGCAGATACGTCTTCAGGATCCATCGATCGCCGCTGTGTGAATACATGATCAACTTCATCCACAAACTCAAGCATCTACCAGAGAAATACATGATGAACAGCGTACTTGAAAACTTCACCATTCTGCAG GTGGTGACCAACAGAGACACTCTAGAGACCTTGCTATGCATCGCGTACGTGTTTGAAGTGTCCACCAGCGAGCATGGAGCCCAGCATCACATCTACAGACTAGTCAAAGACTGA
- the LOC109070018 gene encoding transcriptional enhancer factor TEF-3-like isoform X2, with protein MYGRNELIARYIKLRTGKTRTRKQVSSHIQVLARRKAREIQVKLKDQVAKDKAMQSMSSMSSAQIISATAFQNKMALQGLSRPAYPTAAGFWHGALAGQTTGPEDIKPFSQQNFVMQATGPPSITGAPPWQGRSIASSRLRMLEFSAFLEQPQDPETVNKHLFVHIGQSNPTYSDPYLEAVDVRQIYDKFPEKKGGLKELFEKGPANAFFLVKFWADLSINLQDDSSFFYGVSSQYESSENMIITSSTKVCSFGKQVVEKVETEYARFENGRYVFRIHRSPLCEYMINFIHKLKHLPEKYMMNSVLENFTILQVVTNRDTLETLLCIAYVFEVSTSEHGAQHHIYRLVKD; from the exons ATGTACG gacGGAATGAGCTGATTGCGCGATACATCAAGCTTCGAACGGGAAAGACACGGACCAGGAAACAG GTCTCCAGTCACATTCAGGTGCTGGCGCGACGGAAAGCTCGGGAAATCCAGGTGAAACTCAAG GACCAGGTGGCCAAAGACAAAGCCATGCAGAGTATGTCCAGCATGTCGTCGGCTCAGATCATCTCAGCCACAGCCTTTCAGAACAAGATGGCTCTGCAGGGCCTCTCGAGGCCGGCCTACCCGACCGCTGCTGGG ttttggcATGGAGCTCTCGCAGGACAAACCACAGGTCCTGAAGA CATCAAGCCGTTTTCTCAACAGAACTTCGTCATGCAGGCCACCGGTCCTCCATCTATAACAG GCGCGCCGCCCTGGCAGGGCCGGAGCATCGCCAGCTCCAGACTGCGCATGCTGGAGTTCTCCGCTTTCCTGGAGCAACCTCAGGATCCAGAGACC GTCAACAAGCACCTGTTTGTACACATCGGTCAGTCCAACCCCACGTACAGCGATCCGTACCTCGAGGCCGTGGATGTACGGCAAATTTATGACAAATTCCCAGAGAAGAAAGGAGGACTGAAGGAGCTGTTTGAGAAAGGACCAGCTAACGCTTTCTTCCTCGTGAAGTTTTGG GCGGATCTGAGCATCAACCTCCAGGACGACAGCAGCTTCTTCTACGGTGTATCCAGTCAGTATGAGAGCTCGGAAAACATGATCATCACCTCCTCCACTAAAGTCTGCTCGTTTGGGAAACAGGTGGTGGAGAAGGTGGAG ACGGAGTACGCGCGCTTTGAGAACGGCAGATACGTCTTCAGGATCCATCGATCGCCGCTGTGTGAATACATGATCAACTTCATCCACAAACTCAAGCATCTACCAGAGAAATACATGATGAACAGCGTACTTGAAAACTTCACCATTCTGCAG GTGGTGACCAACAGAGACACTCTAGAGACCTTGCTATGCATCGCGTACGTGTTTGAAGTGTCCACCAGCGAGCATGGAGCCCAGCATCACATCTACAGACTAGTCAAAGACTGA
- the LOC109070018 gene encoding transcriptional enhancer factor TEF-3-like isoform X1, producing the protein MYGRNELIARYIKLRTGKTRTRKQVSSHIQVLARRKAREIQVKLKDQVAKDKAMQSMSSMSSAQIISATAFQNKMALQGLSRPAYPTAAGFWHGALAGQTTGPEDIKPFSQQNFVMQATGPPSITGYDSTMGLSMSSGAPPWQGRSIASSRLRMLEFSAFLEQPQDPETVNKHLFVHIGQSNPTYSDPYLEAVDVRQIYDKFPEKKGGLKELFEKGPANAFFLVKFWADLSINLQDDSSFFYGVSSQYESSENMIITSSTKVCSFGKQVVEKVETEYARFENGRYVFRIHRSPLCEYMINFIHKLKHLPEKYMMNSVLENFTILQVVTNRDTLETLLCIAYVFEVSTSEHGAQHHIYRLVKD; encoded by the exons ATGTACG gacGGAATGAGCTGATTGCGCGATACATCAAGCTTCGAACGGGAAAGACACGGACCAGGAAACAG GTCTCCAGTCACATTCAGGTGCTGGCGCGACGGAAAGCTCGGGAAATCCAGGTGAAACTCAAG GACCAGGTGGCCAAAGACAAAGCCATGCAGAGTATGTCCAGCATGTCGTCGGCTCAGATCATCTCAGCCACAGCCTTTCAGAACAAGATGGCTCTGCAGGGCCTCTCGAGGCCGGCCTACCCGACCGCTGCTGGG ttttggcATGGAGCTCTCGCAGGACAAACCACAGGTCCTGAAGA CATCAAGCCGTTTTCTCAACAGAACTTCGTCATGCAGGCCACCGGTCCTCCATCTATAACAG GTTATGACAGCACTATGGGTCTGTCGATGTCCTCAGGCGCGCCGCCCTGGCAGGGCCGGAGCATCGCCAGCTCCAGACTGCGCATGCTGGAGTTCTCCGCTTTCCTGGAGCAACCTCAGGATCCAGAGACC GTCAACAAGCACCTGTTTGTACACATCGGTCAGTCCAACCCCACGTACAGCGATCCGTACCTCGAGGCCGTGGATGTACGGCAAATTTATGACAAATTCCCAGAGAAGAAAGGAGGACTGAAGGAGCTGTTTGAGAAAGGACCAGCTAACGCTTTCTTCCTCGTGAAGTTTTGG GCGGATCTGAGCATCAACCTCCAGGACGACAGCAGCTTCTTCTACGGTGTATCCAGTCAGTATGAGAGCTCGGAAAACATGATCATCACCTCCTCCACTAAAGTCTGCTCGTTTGGGAAACAGGTGGTGGAGAAGGTGGAG ACGGAGTACGCGCGCTTTGAGAACGGCAGATACGTCTTCAGGATCCATCGATCGCCGCTGTGTGAATACATGATCAACTTCATCCACAAACTCAAGCATCTACCAGAGAAATACATGATGAACAGCGTACTTGAAAACTTCACCATTCTGCAG GTGGTGACCAACAGAGACACTCTAGAGACCTTGCTATGCATCGCGTACGTGTTTGAAGTGTCCACCAGCGAGCATGGAGCCCAGCATCACATCTACAGACTAGTCAAAGACTGA